In Triticum aestivum cultivar Chinese Spring chromosome 5B, IWGSC CS RefSeq v2.1, whole genome shotgun sequence, the following proteins share a genomic window:
- the LOC123112457 gene encoding serine/threonine-protein phosphatase PP2A-2 catalytic subunit isoform X1 produces the protein MGNPRGGLDEQIEQLLQCKPLVEPELKALCEKAKEILMEESNVQPVRSPVTICGDIHGQFHDLAELFRIGGKCPDTNYLFMGDYVDRGYYSVETVSVGLLTSTIFFSSYLYSYHAKFFFEIKQLLVALKVRYPHRLTILRGNHESRQITQVYGFYDECLRKYGSANVWKTFTDLFDYLPLTALVESEIFCLHGGLSPSIETLDNVRGFDRIQEVPHEGPMCDLLWSDPDDRCGWGISPRGAGYTFGQDISEQFNHTNSLKLIARAHQLVMEGFNWAHEQKVVTIFSAPNYCYRCGNMASILEVDDCKEHTFIQFEPAPRRGEPDVTRRTPDYFL, from the exons ATGGGGAATCCGCGTGGCGGCCTCGACGAGCAGATCGAGCAGCTCCTGCAGTGCAAGCCCCTCGTCGAGCCCGAG TTGAAAGCACTGTGTGAGAAAGCTAAAGAGATTTTGATGGAGGAGAGCAATGTTCAG CCTGTGAGAAGCCCTGTCACGATATGTGGTGATATTCATGGTCAGTTTCATGATCTTGCGGAACTATTCAGAATTGGTGGGAAG TGTCCTGATACAAACTACCTATTTATGGGAGATTATGTGGACCGTGGTTACTATTCTGTTGAAACTGTATCGGTAGGACTACTAACCAGCACAATTTTCTTTAGCAGTTATTTATATAGCTATCATGCTAAGTTTTTCTTTGAAATTAAACAGCTTCTGGTAGCTTTGAAAGTTCGTTATCCGCATCGACTTACAATTCTTAGAGGAAACCACGAGAGCCGGCAG ATCACTCAAGTTTATGGATTTTATGATGAGTGCCTACGGAA GTATGGGAGTGCTAATGTATGGAAAACCTTCACGGATCTTTTTGACTATTTACCGTTGACAGCATTG GTTGAGTCGGAAATATTTTGCCTGCATGGCGGACTATCACCATCCATCGAGACACTTGATAATGTCCGCGGCTTCGACCGCATCCAAGAAgtccctcacgaggggccaatGTGTGACCTTCTATGGTCTGATCCTGATGATCGATGTGGTTGGGGCATTTCACCACGTGGTGCCGGATACACATTTGGCCAG GATATTTCAGAACAGTTTAACCATACCAATAGCCTTAAGCTAATAGCAAGAGCTCATCAGTTAGTTATGGAGGGATTCAACTGGGCACAT GAGCAAAAGGTCGTGACAATTTTTAGTGCACCTAACTACTGCTACCGGTGCGGTAACATGGCCTCGATCTTGGAGGTCGATGACTGCAAGGAGCATACTTTCATCCAG TTTGAGCCTGCCCCGAGGAGAGGGGAGCCTGACGTGACCCGAAGGACGCCCGACTATTTCTTGTAA
- the LOC123112457 gene encoding serine/threonine-protein phosphatase PP2A-2 catalytic subunit isoform X2, which yields MGNPRGGLDEQIEQLLQCKPLVEPELKALCEKAKEILMEESNVQPVRSPVTICGDIHGQFHDLAELFRIGGKCPDTNYLFMGDYVDRGYYSVETVSLLVALKVRYPHRLTILRGNHESRQITQVYGFYDECLRKYGSANVWKTFTDLFDYLPLTALVESEIFCLHGGLSPSIETLDNVRGFDRIQEVPHEGPMCDLLWSDPDDRCGWGISPRGAGYTFGQDISEQFNHTNSLKLIARAHQLVMEGFNWAHEQKVVTIFSAPNYCYRCGNMASILEVDDCKEHTFIQFEPAPRRGEPDVTRRTPDYFL from the exons ATGGGGAATCCGCGTGGCGGCCTCGACGAGCAGATCGAGCAGCTCCTGCAGTGCAAGCCCCTCGTCGAGCCCGAG TTGAAAGCACTGTGTGAGAAAGCTAAAGAGATTTTGATGGAGGAGAGCAATGTTCAG CCTGTGAGAAGCCCTGTCACGATATGTGGTGATATTCATGGTCAGTTTCATGATCTTGCGGAACTATTCAGAATTGGTGGGAAG TGTCCTGATACAAACTACCTATTTATGGGAGATTATGTGGACCGTGGTTACTATTCTGTTGAAACTGTATCG CTTCTGGTAGCTTTGAAAGTTCGTTATCCGCATCGACTTACAATTCTTAGAGGAAACCACGAGAGCCGGCAG ATCACTCAAGTTTATGGATTTTATGATGAGTGCCTACGGAA GTATGGGAGTGCTAATGTATGGAAAACCTTCACGGATCTTTTTGACTATTTACCGTTGACAGCATTG GTTGAGTCGGAAATATTTTGCCTGCATGGCGGACTATCACCATCCATCGAGACACTTGATAATGTCCGCGGCTTCGACCGCATCCAAGAAgtccctcacgaggggccaatGTGTGACCTTCTATGGTCTGATCCTGATGATCGATGTGGTTGGGGCATTTCACCACGTGGTGCCGGATACACATTTGGCCAG GATATTTCAGAACAGTTTAACCATACCAATAGCCTTAAGCTAATAGCAAGAGCTCATCAGTTAGTTATGGAGGGATTCAACTGGGCACAT GAGCAAAAGGTCGTGACAATTTTTAGTGCACCTAACTACTGCTACCGGTGCGGTAACATGGCCTCGATCTTGGAGGTCGATGACTGCAAGGAGCATACTTTCATCCAG TTTGAGCCTGCCCCGAGGAGAGGGGAGCCTGACGTGACCCGAAGGACGCCCGACTATTTCTTGTAA